From Pleurocapsa minor HA4230-MV1, the proteins below share one genomic window:
- a CDS encoding VOC family protein, which yields MPTIEVNDINSWHQRLSKLGLKIILSLQEVNGTKIFQVEDTEGNILEFYQWI from the coding sequence GTGCCTACCATTGAAGTAAATGACATTAATAGTTGGCATCAACGACTAAGCAAACTTGGTCTAAAAATAATACTTTCTCTACAAGAAGTTAATGGAACAAAAATATTTCAAGTTGAAGATACAGAAGGCAATATCCTCGAATTTTATCAATGGATTTGA
- a CDS encoding helix-turn-helix transcriptional regulator: MEAVFGCKWSLSILGLIRRGVCRPSAIEREIEGLTPRVKNYYFRRMMNLGILEKIVYPEVPPHVEYRLTDFGKRFLPIIDSIEKLQSELIRENNQ, encoded by the coding sequence GTGGAAGCAGTTTTTGGCTGTAAATGGTCATTGAGTATACTAGGTTTAATTCGTCGTGGCGTATGTCGTCCTAGTGCGATCGAGAGAGAAATAGAAGGCTTGACTCCTCGCGTCAAAAACTATTATTTTCGTCGCATGATGAATTTAGGTATTTTAGAAAAGATTGTTTATCCTGAAGTTCCACCCCATGTAGAATATCGGCTAACTGATTTTGGCAAGCGTTTTTTGCCAATCATTGACTCAATTGAAAAGTTACAGTCTGAATTGATCAGAGAGAATAATCAGTAA
- a CDS encoding type II toxin-antitoxin system VapC family toxin, translating to MVTIDTNIIVRLLTQDNQWQYQQSLAILQTQNVFISNTVILETEWVLRFAYKFNPTEICLALRQLFGLPNIYLANANLIAQILQWHENGLDFADAFHLAQGQHCSKLYTFDEKFIKKASNITNCKVIQPSFS from the coding sequence ATGGTGACAATTGATACTAATATTATTGTGCGACTATTGACTCAAGATAACCAATGGCAATATCAACAAAGTTTAGCAATTTTACAGACACAAAATGTATTTATAAGCAATACAGTAATTCTCGAAACTGAATGGGTTCTGCGATTTGCCTATAAATTTAACCCAACAGAAATTTGTCTAGCTTTAAGACAATTATTTGGTTTACCTAATATCTATCTTGCTAATGCTAATTTAATTGCTCAAATACTTCAATGGCATGAAAATGGTTTAGATTTTGCAGATGCTTTTCATCTAGCACAAGGTCAACATTGTTCAAAACTATACACCTTTGATGAAAAGTTTATTAAAAAGGCTAGTAATATAACAAACTGCAAAGTAATACAACCTAGCTTTTCTTAA
- a CDS encoding alpha-amylase, with protein sequence MSEFNGVMMQYFHWYNEPDGSLWNQLAENVEHLAKVGITSVWLPPAYKGTGGGFDVGYGVYDIYDLGEFDQKGSVRTKYGTKEEYINAIKLAKAAGIRIYADVVLNHMLGADHEEEAEATPMNPHNRHEAIGDLQKVKTWTHFTFPGRQGKYSSLEWHWWHFDAVDYNAYDGDADAIYLFKDKQFDEQVDLEKGSFAYLMGCDLDMEHEEVRGELLYWGEWYIDTTDVDGFRFDAVKHINAGFFPDWLNHVRKYSGKPLFAVGEYWSNEPEALHHFIDVTGGDVALFDAPLHYNFTEASKTGNNFDMRQIFDGTLVNDQPTLAVTLVENHDSQPLQSLESVVEAWFKPLAYALILLRRDGYPCVFYADYYGAHYKDTGKDGQEYEIFMDSHQWLIDKFLETRQDLAYGEQYDYFDHANCIGWTRLGDEEHPGGIAVVLSNGAEGTKWMEVGQPNQVYIDLTEHIDEPITTNEEGWADFRCQAGSVSVWIPKK encoded by the coding sequence ATGTCCGAGTTTAACGGTGTGATGATGCAGTACTTTCACTGGTACAACGAACCCGATGGTAGCTTGTGGAATCAATTGGCAGAAAATGTCGAGCATTTAGCTAAAGTAGGAATTACCTCAGTCTGGCTACCACCCGCTTATAAAGGTACTGGTGGCGGTTTTGATGTCGGTTACGGTGTATATGATATTTATGATTTGGGCGAGTTCGACCAAAAAGGTTCAGTTAGAACTAAATACGGGACAAAAGAAGAATATATTAATGCAATTAAATTAGCTAAAGCAGCTGGCATTCGCATCTATGCAGACGTAGTTCTAAATCATATGCTTGGTGCAGACCACGAAGAAGAAGCAGAAGCAACGCCAATGAATCCCCATAATCGTCATGAAGCGATAGGTGATTTACAAAAGGTGAAAACCTGGACACATTTTACTTTTCCTGGTCGCCAGGGTAAATATTCCAGCTTAGAATGGCACTGGTGGCATTTTGACGCAGTTGACTATAATGCCTATGATGGCGATGCTGATGCTATTTATCTATTTAAAGATAAGCAATTTGACGAACAGGTAGATTTAGAAAAAGGTTCGTTTGCTTACTTGATGGGTTGTGACCTTGATATGGAACATGAAGAAGTGCGGGGTGAACTTCTGTATTGGGGAGAGTGGTATATAGATACTACTGACGTTGATGGTTTTCGTTTTGATGCGGTGAAGCACATCAACGCTGGATTTTTCCCTGATTGGTTAAACCATGTGCGCAAGTATTCAGGCAAGCCTTTATTTGCTGTTGGGGAATATTGGTCTAATGAGCCAGAAGCTTTACACCATTTTATTGATGTCACTGGTGGGGACGTGGCTTTATTTGATGCACCTTTGCACTATAACTTTACTGAAGCTAGTAAAACAGGCAACAACTTTGATATGCGTCAGATCTTTGACGGTACATTAGTTAACGATCAGCCTACTCTAGCAGTAACGCTAGTGGAAAATCACGATTCCCAACCTTTGCAGTCCTTAGAATCTGTAGTAGAGGCTTGGTTTAAACCGTTAGCTTATGCCCTAATCTTGTTAAGAAGAGATGGCTATCCTTGCGTTTTCTATGCTGATTACTACGGCGCACATTACAAAGATACTGGGAAGGATGGACAAGAATATGAGATCTTTATGGATTCCCATCAATGGCTAATTGATAAATTCTTAGAGACTCGTCAAGACTTGGCTTATGGTGAGCAGTATGATTATTTTGACCATGCTAACTGCATTGGTTGGACAAGACTGGGAGATGAAGAGCATCCAGGGGGAATAGCGGTAGTCTTAAGTAACGGTGCAGAAGGTACTAAATGGATGGAAGTAGGTCAACCAAATCAGGTTTATATCGATCTAACTGAACATATCGATGAACCCATTACCACTAATGAAGAAGGCTGGGCCGATTTTCGCTGTCAAGCGGGTTCGGTTTCCGTTTGGATTCCCAAAAAGTAG
- a CDS encoding gamma carbonic anhydrase family protein has product MAHTDSFWSAPDLSLASFVADNATVMGNVSLAEGSSIWYGAVVRGDVETIAIGKYSNIQDGAVLHGDPGKPTILEDYVTVGHRAVIHSAYIETGCLIGIGAVILDGVRVGAGSIVGAGSVVTKDVPERSLVVGVPAKKIKDISDEQAQESIEHARKYQQLAQVHAGIGTDLGFK; this is encoded by the coding sequence ATGGCTCATACTGATTCCTTTTGGTCTGCTCCAGATTTGTCTCTTGCCTCGTTTGTTGCTGATAATGCTACTGTAATGGGTAACGTTTCTCTAGCAGAGGGTTCGAGCATCTGGTATGGAGCAGTAGTTCGCGGGGATGTCGAGACTATTGCGATCGGTAAATATAGTAATATTCAAGATGGGGCTGTGCTACATGGCGATCCTGGTAAACCTACTATTTTAGAAGATTATGTAACAGTTGGTCATCGAGCAGTGATTCACTCGGCTTATATTGAAACAGGTTGTTTAATTGGCATCGGTGCAGTGATTCTCGATGGGGTGAGAGTCGGTGCAGGAAGTATTGTTGGGGCAGGTAGCGTCGTCACTAAAGATGTGCCAGAGCGATCGCTCGTAGTAGGGGTTCCCGCCAAGAAAATCAAAGATATCAGTGACGAACAGGCGCAAGAGTCGATTGAACATGCTCGTAAATATCAGCAGCTAGCTCAGGTTCACGCAGGTATAGGGACTGATTTAGGTTTTAAATAA
- a CDS encoding acyl-CoA thioesterase, protein MKKQPFEVALDLPIKTYDIDFAGIVSNIVYIRWLEDLRLKMLEFYFPLEQLMSKGYCPTVNSTEIKYQKALRLGDRPVGKMWMSQLGRLP, encoded by the coding sequence ATGAAGAAACAACCATTTGAAGTCGCTCTAGACTTACCAATTAAAACCTATGACATTGATTTTGCAGGAATTGTCAGCAATATTGTCTATATTCGCTGGTTAGAAGATTTAAGACTCAAAATGCTTGAATTTTATTTCCCTCTAGAACAATTAATGTCAAAGGGATACTGTCCAACTGTTAACTCCACCGAAATCAAATACCAGAAAGCTTTAAGGTTAGGCGATCGCCCTGTGGGTAAGATGTGGATGTCTCAATTGGGGCGTTTGCCCTAA
- a CDS encoding type II toxin-antitoxin system HicB family antitoxin codes for MRYQVRLKKSEEGYAVWCPGLPGCWSQGDTEEEALENIKDAISTFLETVDQINQDADARYVEVG; via the coding sequence ATGCGCTATCAAGTCCGACTCAAAAAAAGTGAAGAAGGGTACGCTGTCTGGTGTCCTGGGTTACCTGGATGTTGGTCACAGGGAGATACAGAAGAAGAGGCTTTAGAAAATATTAAAGATGCGATTAGTACTTTTCTAGAGACAGTTGATCAGATAAACCAAGATGCCGATGCTCGATATGTGGAAGTAGGATAA
- a CDS encoding glutathione S-transferase: protein MNTAKTNQPLLITIAISHYCEKVRWALDYLGIDYVEENHAPPFHRQYTSRYGGTSVPVLVVNDKAFADSKDILHYLDTIASDQQLYPQDLELRQQAETLEALFDDKLGVATRCLGYYYAIQQPWSILAAWGMGASLSERIKCIIAFPKTVNFLKQNYNVTAEGKETALQDIKDVFDIVNQKLNAGQQYLVGDRFSATDIISYLSASLH from the coding sequence ATGAATACAGCTAAAACTAATCAACCTTTATTAATTACAATTGCCATCAGTCACTACTGCGAAAAAGTTCGCTGGGCATTAGATTATTTAGGGATAGATTATGTCGAAGAAAACCACGCACCACCATTTCATAGACAATATACATCCCGTTATGGAGGTACAAGCGTTCCTGTTTTAGTTGTAAATGACAAGGCGTTTGCTGATTCTAAAGATATCTTGCATTACTTAGATACTATTGCTTCCGATCAACAACTTTATCCCCAAGATCTAGAATTACGCCAGCAAGCAGAAACCTTAGAAGCATTATTTGATGACAAATTAGGTGTAGCCACACGCTGTTTAGGTTACTACTATGCTATTCAACAACCTTGGTCAATTCTAGCTGCCTGGGGCATGGGAGCAAGCTTGAGCGAAAGAATTAAATGTATTATTGCTTTTCCTAAGACAGTTAATTTTCTCAAACAAAACTACAATGTCACTGCCGAAGGGAAAGAAACTGCCTTACAGGATATTAAAGATGTTTTCGACATAGTTAACCAGAAACTCAATGCAGGTCAACAATATTTAGTAGGCGATCGCTTTTCGGCAACAGACATCATATCATATTTGAGCGCAAGCCTTCATTAG
- a CDS encoding TetR/AcrR family transcriptional regulator, which produces MSKAQQTKARIIQQAAELFNLKGYAGSSIADIMQATGLKKGGIYNHFASKDELALAAFDYAESLLSKRIWSVVKTKRNAIERLQALVGSYLIYIDDPPIIGGCPILNTAIETDDTDSPLRDRALQAMNSSRGLIVRIINIGIKKGEVRSTVEPDTVATIIFSALEGAVMMSKLERNPVHLEIVVAHLQSYIQTNLA; this is translated from the coding sequence ATGTCAAAAGCACAACAAACTAAAGCGCGTATAATTCAGCAAGCAGCAGAGTTGTTTAACCTCAAAGGTTATGCAGGTTCTTCGATCGCCGATATTATGCAGGCTACAGGATTAAAGAAAGGAGGAATTTATAATCATTTTGCTAGTAAGGATGAACTGGCATTAGCTGCGTTTGATTATGCAGAAAGTCTTCTGAGTAAAAGGATTTGGAGTGTGGTAAAAACTAAACGCAATGCAATTGAACGCTTACAGGCACTAGTAGGTAGCTATCTAATTTATATCGACGATCCGCCCATTATTGGAGGCTGTCCAATTTTAAATACAGCGATTGAAACCGATGATACCGATTCTCCCTTACGCGATCGCGCTTTACAGGCTATGAATTCTAGTCGTGGTTTGATTGTGCGAATTATCAATATAGGGATTAAAAAAGGGGAAGTGCGATCTACTGTTGAACCTGATACCGTTGCCACGATTATTTTTTCGGCTTTAGAAGGAGCAGTTATGATGAGTAAACTAGAACGAAATCCCGTTCATCTAGAAATAGTCGTAGCGCACCTGCAAAGTTATATTCAAACTAATCTTGCCTAA
- a CDS encoding UDP-N-acetylmuramoyl-L-alanyl-D-glutamate--2,6-diaminopimelate ligase — MKLRELLAKANLQQPEHDALELEVNRVCTNSHACQQGDLFIGMPGTRVDGGEFWGSATSQGAIAAVITPAAAQKQPPSGDACVIQTDDMIVACSAIAAAFHDYPSQKLGMIGVTGTNGKTTSSHLIEYFLLQAQHPTAMLGTLYTRWQGYSQTASHTTPFAVDLQSQLADAVKAGNKYAVMEVSSHALAQGRVKGCGFEVAVFTNLTQDHLDYHRDMEDYFQAKSLLFSAEYLQGRAIINLDDDYGKRLIAQLDSERVWTYSVDDRDADLYTSNLDYQPTGVSGVLHTPQGEIAFNSPLVGQFNLANLLAAAGAVLHLGVDLQLIADSLPNFAGVPGRMERVQLSSDQDINVIVDYAHTPDSLENLLKAARPFISGKMICVFGCGGDRDRTKRPLMGKIAAQLADLAVVTSDNPRTENPEQILKDVVAGIPDTVEPLVIGDRAKAIATAIKNAQPGDGVLIAGKGHEDYQILGTEKIHFDDREQARIALGDR, encoded by the coding sequence ATGAAGCTGCGCGAATTATTAGCTAAAGCCAATCTTCAACAACCAGAACATGATGCTTTGGAGCTTGAAGTAAATCGAGTCTGTACTAACTCCCATGCTTGCCAACAGGGAGATCTATTTATTGGTATGCCAGGAACGAGAGTAGATGGTGGAGAGTTTTGGGGTAGTGCGACAAGTCAAGGTGCGATCGCAGCTGTGATTACTCCCGCAGCAGCCCAAAAACAGCCCCCCTCTGGCGATGCCTGCGTAATTCAAACTGATGACATGATTGTTGCATGTAGTGCGATCGCTGCCGCTTTTCATGATTATCCCAGTCAAAAACTAGGTATGATTGGAGTTACAGGGACAAACGGTAAAACTACCAGCAGTCATCTGATTGAATACTTTTTGCTTCAGGCGCAACATCCTACCGCCATGCTAGGTACTCTCTACACTCGCTGGCAAGGATATAGTCAAACCGCCAGCCACACTACCCCTTTTGCCGTAGATTTACAATCGCAGTTAGCTGATGCTGTAAAGGCTGGGAATAAATATGCGGTAATGGAAGTTAGTTCTCATGCTCTAGCTCAAGGAAGAGTCAAAGGCTGCGGTTTTGAGGTGGCAGTATTTACCAATCTGACGCAGGATCATTTGGACTATCACCGAGATATGGAAGATTACTTCCAGGCAAAATCTTTATTATTTAGCGCCGAATATCTCCAAGGTAGAGCGATTATTAATCTTGATGATGATTATGGTAAACGCTTAATTGCCCAACTAGATTCTGAGCGGGTTTGGACTTATAGCGTTGACGATCGAGATGCTGACTTATATACCAGTAATTTAGATTATCAACCCACAGGAGTTAGCGGTGTGTTACATACTCCACAAGGGGAAATTGCCTTTAATTCTCCTTTAGTTGGTCAATTTAATTTAGCCAACTTGCTAGCAGCAGCGGGTGCAGTATTACACTTGGGAGTGGATTTACAGCTAATTGCAGATAGCTTGCCGAATTTTGCAGGTGTACCAGGGAGAATGGAACGAGTGCAGTTGAGTTCGGATCAGGATATTAATGTGATTGTCGACTATGCCCATACTCCTGACAGTTTAGAAAATTTACTCAAGGCTGCGCGCCCATTTATTAGTGGCAAAATGATCTGTGTCTTTGGCTGTGGAGGCGATCGCGATCGCACAAAACGCCCACTGATGGGGAAAATTGCTGCGCAACTAGCCGACTTGGCAGTAGTAACTTCTGATAATCCCCGTACTGAAAACCCCGAACAGATCCTCAAAGATGTCGTAGCGGGTATTCCTGATACTGTTGAACCTCTAGTGATCGGCGATCGGGCAAAGGCGATCGCCACAGCTATCAAAAATGCTCAACCAGGGGATGGTGTTTTAATTGCGGGGAAAGGACACGAAGACTACCAAATTCTAGGCACTGAGAAGATTCATTTTGACGATCGCGAACAGGCTCGAATTGCTTTGGGCGATCGTTAA
- a CDS encoding glutaredoxin family protein encodes MQLILYSKPGCHLCEGLQSKLEQVSQIEFELEIRDITTREDWFAAYQYEIPVLCQKLLEREKPLPRISPRATVSKLEQMLQQNIET; translated from the coding sequence ATGCAATTAATTCTGTATAGTAAGCCTGGTTGTCATCTATGTGAAGGATTGCAGTCAAAACTAGAGCAGGTTAGTCAAATTGAGTTTGAATTAGAAATACGCGACATCACTACTCGTGAAGATTGGTTTGCTGCCTATCAGTATGAAATTCCCGTGCTGTGTCAAAAATTATTAGAGAGAGAAAAACCTTTACCCCGTATATCTCCTCGCGCTACAGTTAGCAAATTAGAGCAAATGTTACAGCAAAATATCGAAACATAG
- a CDS encoding VOC family protein: MHHASIRTADIHQAIAFYEQLGFTVNERFTTGYTLACWMTGLGGRIELIQIPEPKPAPDSFHDEHYVGYYHLSFELTNSTPDLSSWLTQLEAKIETLRASEPDKLAPLKVLLQPEQQMIGDRIYEVAFIADVDGLPLEFIRILN; this comes from the coding sequence ATGCATCATGCTTCGATTCGCACAGCCGATATTCATCAGGCGATCGCTTTTTATGAACAGCTAGGTTTTACGGTCAATGAACGTTTTACTACAGGCTATACTCTGGCTTGCTGGATGACTGGGCTGGGAGGGCGGATTGAGCTGATCCAAATTCCTGAACCAAAGCCCGCGCCAGATTCGTTTCACGATGAACATTATGTTGGCTACTATCACCTGTCTTTCGAGCTGACTAATTCTACTCCCGACTTGAGCAGTTGGCTTACTCAACTAGAAGCAAAAATTGAGACTTTAAGAGCCAGTGAACCAGATAAACTTGCTCCTCTTAAGGTTTTACTGCAACCTGAACAACAAATGATTGGCGATCGCATTTACGAAGTCGCGTTTATCGCTGATGTCGATGGCTTACCCTTAGAATTTATCCGCATCCTTAATTGA
- a CDS encoding DUF433 domain-containing protein — protein MVTTIDIGTLIVSTPDVGYGRPRIAGKRFSVEQIATLTKEGLTPQQIKDEYDFLTLAEIHAALAYYYANKEQIEQYFVEEIAEYQQLLAQYQTDELLGLFRSNCSEPRNKFLGLKSKSV, from the coding sequence ATGGTAACTACTATTGATATTGGAACATTAATTGTTTCGACTCCAGATGTTGGGTATGGTCGTCCACGAATTGCAGGAAAAAGATTTTCTGTCGAGCAAATAGCCACTTTAACTAAAGAAGGTTTAACCCCTCAGCAAATAAAAGATGAATATGATTTTTTGACATTGGCAGAAATTCACGCAGCTCTTGCTTATTATTATGCAAATAAAGAACAAATAGAACAATATTTTGTCGAAGAAATAGCAGAATATCAACAACTATTGGCTCAGTATCAAACTGACGAATTACTAGGGCTATTTCGTTCTAACTGTAGTGAACCAAGAAATAAATTTCTTGGCTTAAAATCAAAGTCCGTTTAA
- a CDS encoding AbrB/MazE/SpoVT family DNA-binding domain-containing protein — MKTTKMSSKGQVIIPKALREIHHWEEGQELIAIDMGDGILLKPKKPFPETTLDEVAGCLKYQGTPKSLEDIEDAIRQGLEDLSNGDN; from the coding sequence ATGAAAACCACAAAAATGTCAAGTAAAGGTCAAGTTATTATTCCCAAAGCTTTACGAGAAATTCATCACTGGGAAGAAGGACAAGAATTAATCGCAATTGATATGGGAGATGGAATTCTGTTAAAGCCCAAAAAACCTTTTCCAGAAACAACTTTAGATGAAGTAGCAGGCTGCTTAAAGTATCAAGGAACTCCTAAAAGTCTTGAAGACATAGAAGATGCCATTCGTCAGGGATTAGAGGATTTAAGTAATGGTGACAATTGA
- a CDS encoding DUF1003 domain-containing protein gives MVSASNKLAHLVSASTKSVYIDGKKYPLSEQVVKNIETVIGFQAKQELKIPWRDRIVEKIAAFFGKSEFLYLQLFFFTSWAICTHVAPGLLPFGLPLFDAEAMGIDIVALLIATGVLVQQSRQDKLAEQRSHLNLQINLLTEQKIAKLIELMEELRQDLPSIRDRYDLEAQIMQKATDPQIVLDILRENLESSET, from the coding sequence ATGGTTTCTGCTTCTAATAAATTAGCTCATCTGGTTTCGGCATCAACTAAATCCGTATATATTGACGGCAAAAAGTATCCTTTATCCGAACAGGTAGTTAAGAATATTGAAACTGTGATTGGATTTCAAGCCAAACAAGAACTTAAAATACCGTGGCGCGATCGCATTGTGGAAAAAATAGCGGCTTTTTTTGGTAAATCAGAATTTTTATATCTGCAATTATTTTTTTTTACCAGTTGGGCAATCTGTACTCACGTCGCACCAGGACTATTACCCTTTGGTCTACCTCTTTTTGATGCCGAAGCAATGGGAATCGATATTGTGGCTTTACTGATCGCTACAGGAGTATTAGTCCAGCAGAGTCGTCAAGATAAATTAGCCGAACAGCGATCGCATTTAAATTTGCAAATTAACCTGTTAACCGAACAAAAGATTGCTAAATTAATCGAGTTAATGGAAGAGCTAAGGCAAGATTTACCAAGTATACGCGATCGCTATGACCTAGAAGCGCAAATTATGCAGAAAGCAACCGATCCTCAAATTGTCTTAGATATTCTGCGGGAAAATTTAGAATCGTCTGAGACTTAA
- a CDS encoding type II toxin-antitoxin system HicA family toxin, with translation MPKLSGINHQKAVKAFKKAGFKIVRQSKHIAMTNDNRIIIIPRANPINAYTMAGIVKDAGLTIDEFKQLL, from the coding sequence ATGCCCAAACTTTCAGGTATTAATCATCAAAAAGCAGTTAAGGCTTTTAAAAAAGCTGGCTTCAAAATAGTAAGACAAAGTAAACATATTGCAATGACTAATGACAATCGCATTATCATTATTCCTAGAGCTAATCCAATCAACGCCTATACAATGGCTGGAATTGTCAAAGATGCAGGTTTAACGATTGATGAATTTAAACAGCTTTTGTAA
- a CDS encoding SDR family oxidoreductase: MSLQDKVILITGGGSGIGANTAQAFVAAGAKVVLNSRRLDVLKNTATEIDPTGKHIAWVAGDIGQAKIRQEIVSSAVEHFGGVDILFNNAGVFEPKPFLAHTEADLESYLNLLRGYFFLTQIAIAEMQKRGGGAIINTGSMWALHAIAATPCSGSSTAKGAVHALTKNLAIEFAPDKIRVNAIAPAVVETSLFDSLLTSEQLASFNNFHPLGRNGQVQDITQSVLFLADGDRSGWITGVVLPVDGGVTAGRN; this comes from the coding sequence ATGAGCCTACAAGATAAAGTCATTTTAATTACTGGTGGTGGTAGTGGTATTGGTGCAAATACAGCCCAGGCATTTGTTGCAGCAGGGGCAAAAGTAGTTTTAAATAGTCGTCGTTTAGATGTATTAAAAAACACCGCAACCGAGATCGATCCGACAGGAAAACATATTGCTTGGGTTGCAGGAGATATCGGTCAAGCAAAAATCCGACAAGAGATCGTTTCTTCTGCTGTTGAACATTTCGGTGGTGTAGACATATTGTTTAATAATGCAGGAGTCTTTGAACCAAAACCATTTCTTGCTCACACAGAAGCAGATTTAGAAAGCTATCTAAATTTACTACGAGGATACTTTTTTCTTACCCAAATTGCGATCGCCGAAATGCAAAAAAGAGGTGGTGGCGCAATTATTAATACTGGTTCAATGTGGGCATTACACGCCATAGCTGCTACTCCCTGTAGTGGTTCTTCCACTGCTAAAGGTGCTGTTCATGCACTAACTAAAAATCTAGCTATTGAATTTGCACCTGACAAAATTAGAGTAAATGCGATCGCTCCTGCTGTGGTAGAAACTTCCTTATTTGACTCTTTATTAACATCTGAACAATTAGCCTCATTTAATAATTTTCATCCCCTTGGTCGCAATGGACAAGTGCAAGACATTACCCAATCTGTCTTGTTTCTAGCAGATGGCGATCGCTCTGGTTGGATTACTGGGGTGGTTTTGCCTGTGGATGGTGGAGTAACCGCAGGACGTAATTAA
- a CDS encoding TIGR02652 family protein produces MLSPMDLALQYPVFGPEIVCPHCRQTIPALTLTDTYLCSRHGAFEADPKIEELVHLPSGRSWRQWENQWYRQHTHPDGIRFEIHEALDALYTEGYRATKVIIAVRYRDLVSSYLGRSHPWRESPEFKSPKLYGLPISFSPETDAEPYWEIINFTLEKEPGVPRHYPYRFLFE; encoded by the coding sequence ATTTTATCTCCTATGGATTTAGCTTTACAATACCCTGTTTTTGGCCCCGAAATTGTTTGTCCCCACTGCCGACAGACAATTCCTGCTCTCACCCTTACGGACACTTATCTTTGTAGTCGTCATGGTGCTTTTGAAGCCGATCCTAAAATTGAAGAATTGGTTCATTTACCATCAGGCAGAAGTTGGCGACAGTGGGAAAATCAATGGTATCGTCAGCATACTCATCCTGACGGGATTCGCTTTGAAATTCACGAAGCTTTGGATGCTTTGTATACTGAAGGTTATCGCGCGACTAAAGTAATTATTGCCGTTCGCTATCGAGATTTGGTTAGCTCTTATTTAGGGCGTAGTCATCCTTGGCGGGAAAGTCCAGAGTTTAAATCTCCCAAGCTTTATGGACTACCGATCAGTTTTAGCCCTGAAACAGATGCTGAGCCTTACTGGGAAATTATTAACTTTACCCTGGAAAAAGAACCTGGAGTTCCTCGTCACTATCCCTATCGTTTTTTGTTTGAATAA